From Sulfolobales archaeon, one genomic window encodes:
- a CDS encoding M20/M25/M40 family metallo-hydrolase, with protein sequence MEGYREILKRLLRIYSPSGDEDRAVREFVEIARAMGLEGYIDEDGNGVAVWGRGDRVVALIGHIDTVPGYIEVSESSEGIRGRGAVDAKGPLAAMLAALNELRISGEVPEDIARIYVIASVGEESDSRGALGLIRRGFKADAVIVGEPTNNNKIAIGYRGSMKVKVECSSVGGHASVPWIYISACEKLISLWENISRRYSGSSASSISASLTMMMCGEYHNVIPREGYAVIDIRYPPRGQSWREIMASIEEILPSGCRASLLKNPIEPVEVRPTIPIVRSLIRAVSRAGMRPEVVMKTGTSDMNLLYGSVSNNIAAYGPGRSELSHTDNEEILYWEFEKGIMVYSEAIKIFLGDLGVASKRSTSP encoded by the coding sequence TTGGAGGGATATAGAGAGATCCTAAAAAGACTCCTCAGGATCTATAGCCCATCGGGGGATGAGGATAGAGCTGTAAGGGAATTTGTAGAGATAGCTAGGGCTATGGGGCTCGAGGGCTATATAGATGAGGATGGCAATGGTGTCGCTGTATGGGGTAGAGGTGATAGGGTTGTTGCACTCATTGGGCATATAGATACTGTACCAGGCTATATAGAGGTTTCAGAGAGTAGCGAGGGTATAAGGGGTAGGGGTGCTGTTGATGCGAAGGGTCCTCTGGCAGCTATGTTAGCAGCCCTAAACGAGCTCAGAATCTCTGGGGAGGTTCCAGAGGATATAGCTAGGATCTATGTGATAGCCTCTGTTGGGGAGGAGAGCGATAGTAGAGGAGCTCTTGGCCTTATTAGAAGAGGTTTTAAGGCAGATGCAGTTATAGTTGGAGAACCCACCAATAACAATAAGATTGCTATTGGATATAGAGGCTCTATGAAGGTTAAGGTTGAATGCTCCTCAGTGGGTGGCCATGCATCAGTACCGTGGATCTATATATCTGCATGTGAGAAGCTGATAAGCCTGTGGGAAAATATCTCGAGGAGATATAGCGGCTCTAGCGCTAGCAGTATAAGTGCATCGCTAACAATGATGATGTGTGGTGAATACCATAATGTTATACCTAGGGAGGGATATGCTGTGATCGATATTAGATACCCGCCTAGGGGTCAGAGTTGGAGGGAGATTATGGCCTCTATAGAGGAGATCCTGCCAAGTGGCTGTAGAGCATCGCTATTGAAAAACCCTATAGAGCCTGTCGAGGTGAGACCAACAATCCCTATCGTGAGATCCCTTATAAGGGCTGTTAGCAGGGCTGGGATGAGGCCTGAGGTTGTGATGAAGACGGGGACCAGCGATATGAATCTTCTATATGGGAGTGTTTCTAATAATATAGCTGCCTATGGACCCGGAAGATCTGAGCTATCCCATACTGATAATGAGGAGATACTATATTGGGAGTTTGAAAAAGGTATAATGGTTTATAGCGAGGCTATAAAAATATTTCTCGGAGATCTAGGTGTTGCTAGCAAGAGATCTACTTCTCCTTAG